The Thermoplasmataceae archaeon genome has a segment encoding these proteins:
- a CDS encoding radical SAM protein, whose amino-acid sequence MKLKDRKIRIMEIETNHALSKSGLPELNYALNPYMGCLHACIYCFAIDFTSEREPRENWGSVVAVKTNLLETLRKEITGRKRGIVGVSTITDPYQAIEGKYRLTRESIKMLTENGFRVTVQTKSPLVTRDRDIFVSHKKFVDVGMTITTLDPKMWSLIEPGSPPPQSRVRALKTLSAESISTWIFLGPVMKGLNDSRENLREV is encoded by the coding sequence ATGAAGCTCAAAGACAGAAAAATCAGGATTATGGAGATTGAAACGAATCATGCACTGTCAAAATCAGGCCTGCCCGAACTGAATTATGCACTCAACCCTTATATGGGATGTCTCCACGCCTGTATCTATTGTTTTGCCATTGACTTTACCTCCGAGAGAGAACCGCGTGAAAACTGGGGAAGTGTCGTTGCAGTCAAGACCAATCTGCTTGAGACCCTTAGAAAGGAAATAACTGGGAGGAAGAGGGGTATTGTAGGGGTATCTACCATAACGGATCCATATCAGGCAATAGAGGGAAAGTACAGGCTTACCAGAGAATCTATCAAGATGCTCACAGAGAACGGGTTCAGGGTTACTGTCCAGACAAAATCACCCCTGGTAACAAGGGATAGAGATATCTTCGTTAGCCACAAGAAATTTGTGGATGTCGGGATGACGATAACCACCCTCGATCCAAAAATGTGGAGCCTTATTGAGCCGGGATCTCCACCCCCACAGTCACGTGTAAGGGCACTGAAGACACTAAGCGCCGAAAGTATCAGCACATGGATCTTCCTTGGACCAGTGATGAAAGGTTTGAACGATTCAAGAGAGAACCTCAGAGAGGTTAT
- a CDS encoding Nre family DNA repair protein, with amino-acid sequence MEFKTAYRIPASLCIRCRGGKLLCGLSYCPISVKNLLQPKIKAFNGNEIDGSTPPSVFVGRFGYPKVNIYPSAPNLHGDTSIYEDPSKWMKIGLEEFLSMRLSLLRGGMEINVKNLSSPDSTLQDIQLMSLSGKPVEVEMEFTKNMKSSKIILDEHVSPMGPAAPVKRLTVGNASVEGYVDRIYSDTDLLAAEGMNNMYRRGMDVTRISKILSVGALGVKKQRKAVPTRWAITAADKNLSDELTKTIKQKQQLGEFLAYVRKTPGNLFTAILSPRNWMFEWGEAWYPGSTWNQWSETAFVEIDYEMYGGRKDYPGIGGCYYSSKLAALEALNGMQRQGAATLWREIYPGFNLPVGVWYVRENVREMFRSKPERFSSYDEAVNYIGSFLTVPLKFWRQKSGLDQILAYGGLDRYL; translated from the coding sequence ATGGAGTTCAAGACGGCTTACAGGATTCCTGCATCGCTCTGCATCAGGTGCCGGGGAGGAAAATTACTGTGCGGGCTTTCCTACTGCCCTATTTCTGTAAAGAATCTCCTTCAGCCGAAGATCAAGGCATTTAATGGAAACGAAATTGATGGATCAACGCCACCCTCGGTATTTGTGGGCCGTTTCGGTTATCCCAAGGTCAATATCTATCCTTCAGCCCCAAATCTACATGGTGATACAAGCATTTATGAAGACCCGTCCAAATGGATGAAAATTGGGCTGGAAGAGTTCCTTTCCATGCGTCTTTCACTCTTAAGGGGTGGGATGGAAATTAACGTGAAGAATCTTTCATCCCCGGACTCTACACTTCAGGATATTCAGCTTATGTCACTCTCCGGGAAGCCAGTAGAAGTGGAGATGGAATTCACAAAGAACATGAAGAGCTCAAAGATCATACTGGACGAACATGTCTCTCCAATGGGGCCCGCGGCCCCTGTCAAAAGACTTACAGTTGGAAACGCAAGCGTTGAAGGATATGTCGATAGGATATATTCTGATACCGATCTGCTTGCGGCGGAGGGCATGAATAACATGTACAGGAGGGGTATGGATGTCACAAGGATATCCAAGATCCTGAGCGTAGGTGCACTCGGAGTCAAGAAACAGAGAAAGGCAGTACCAACCAGATGGGCAATAACTGCAGCGGACAAGAACCTATCGGACGAACTGACAAAGACCATAAAGCAGAAACAGCAGCTAGGAGAATTTCTGGCTTATGTTAGGAAGACCCCTGGTAATCTTTTTACAGCTATTCTGTCACCAAGGAACTGGATGTTTGAATGGGGAGAAGCCTGGTACCCCGGCAGCACCTGGAACCAGTGGAGCGAAACCGCGTTTGTCGAGATCGATTACGAGATGTATGGCGGCAGGAAGGACTATCCCGGAATTGGCGGTTGTTACTATTCGTCCAAACTTGCAGCGCTAGAGGCTCTGAACGGAATGCAGCGACAGGGTGCCGCTACTCTCTGGAGAGAGATATATCCAGGTTTCAACCTTCCAGTAGGAGTCTGGTACGTCAGAGAAAACGTTAGGGAGATGTTCAGGTCGAAACCGGAAAGGTTCAGCAGCTACGACGAGGCTGTAAACTACATTGGATCGTTCCTTACCGTCCCCCTGAAATTCTGGAGGCAGAAGTCCGGTCTGGACCAGATTCTTGCATATGGAGGACTTGACAGGTACCTTTGA